A DNA window from Fusarium fujikuroi IMI 58289 draft genome, chromosome FFUJ_chr11 contains the following coding sequences:
- a CDS encoding AMID-like pyridine nucleotide-disulfide oxidoreductase family protein has product MQNAQQNFHTYNILIIGGSYAGLSAAVNLLDLHRGLQPRQSKEPYIHQRQLPKYSIKITIIDERDGFYHLVGSPLALFDKAFANKTWVKYQDIPEMQGPLIKHIQGAVTEVDCVKKKAVIVDEATKTRMILSYDILVAASGLRRAWPIAPRAKTKQEFLSHIVQHTESFEDASCGVVIVGGGAVGVEIAAKLKMLIPRLIVSLVHSRDMLLSSEPIPDSAKERTLELLRGTGVRVLMNHRLCQMSEEQASDGYNLLRLTFNTGTQMVASKVIHAISQSVPSTEYLPASALDLNGYVEVLPSLNLRPGTPNHQDHFSAGDIVQWPGIKRCSGAMHMGQLVAQNVHQRIIQKLTGREPTMKDLEEFPPMIAVAVAKSAVSYAPQTGVTWGAEVLKTYFGDDMAFSFCKSAMQLGCETDSAQSTCSTDM; this is encoded by the exons ATGCAAAATGCACAACAAAACTTCCATACATACAacattctcatcattggTGGTTCGTATGCTGGCCTCTCTGCAGCTGtcaatctccttgatctccatCGTGGCTTACAGCCGCGCCAAAGCAAAGAGCCCTATATCCATCAGCGCCAGCTCCCAAAGTACAGTATCAAAATTACGATTATAGATGAGCGCGACGGCTTTT ACCACCTCGTCGGGTCACCTTTGGCCTTGTTCGACAAGGCATTTGCGAACAAGACCTGGGTTAAGTATCAAGATATCCCAGAAATGCAGGGTCCACTCATCAAGCATATCCAAGGAGCCGTGACGGAAGTCGATTGTgttaaaaagaaagcagtGATTGTTGACGAAGCCACCAAGACGCGGATGATCCTGTCATACGATATTCTTGTCGCGGCCTCAGGTCTACGACGTGCCTGGCCTATTGCCCCTCGGgccaaaacaaaacaagaaTTTCTATCTCACATAGTGCAGCATACGGAGAGCTTTGAAGATGCCTCATGCGGTGTCGTTATCGTTGGTGGCGGGGCTGTCGGCGTGGAAATAGCTgcaaagctcaagatgcTCATTCCTCGACTCATTGTGAGCCTGGTTCATTCACGAGATATGCTTCTATCCTCGGAGCCGATTCCTGACAGCGCCAAAGAAAGGACCTTGGAGCTATTGAGGGGCACTGGGGTTAGGGTATTGATGAATCATCGTTTGTGCCAAATGTCTGAAGAGCAGGCGTCGGATGGATACAATTTACTCCGCCTTACATTTAATACTGGGACGCAGATGGTGGCTAGCAAAGTCATACACGCCATCTCACAGAGCGTGCCATCGACCGAATATCTGCCAGCATCGGCTTTGGATTTGAATGGTTACGTTGAGGTCTTGCCAAG TCTGAACTTGAGACCGGGCACGCCaaatcatcaagatcattTCTCAGCGGGCGACATTGTGCAATGGCCGGGGATCAAACGTTGCAGTGGCGCGATGCACATGGGTCAATTAGTCGCACAGAATGTCCATCAGCGCATCATCCAAAAGCTCACTGGCAGAGAACCTACGATGAAGGACCTGGAAGAGTTCCCGCCCATGATTGCTGTTGCCGTCGCCAAGAGTGCTGTTTCTTATGCACCGCAAACAGGAGTCACATGGGGGGCTGAGGTGCTGAAAACATATTTTGGGGACGACATGGCCTTTTCAT TTTGTAAAAGTGCTATGCAGCTAGGCTGTGAGACGGACTCCGCACAGTCAACATGCTCTACCGACATGTAA